The Candidatus Binataceae bacterium DNA segment GATCCGCCGAGCCGCCGATTCATCTGACCCCGGCCACGAACGATCGTCAACTCGCCGCGGACTGGTTTCGCCGCTTCGAAGGCGCCGGCCTTGACGGCGTTATGGCGAAGCCGCTCTCCGGCACGTATCAACCTGACAAGCGCGTGATGTTTAAAATCAAGCACGAGCGCGATTGCGACTGCGTCGTCGCAGGTTTTCGATGGTACAAGGGCGCCAAGAATGTCGCGGTCGGGTCGCTCCTGCTCGGGCTCTTCAATGATGCCGGCGCCCTACAGCATGTAGGAGTATGCGCCAGCTTCACCGACAAGAAGCGCCGCGGGCTCACGGAGTTTCTCGCCACCTATCGTCGCGATGCCCTGAAGGATCATCCATGGAAGTCCTGGGCCGATGCCGCCGCGGCGGATGAGGCGGGTCATCGAATGCCGGGAGGACAGAGCCGATGGAGCCAGGGCAAGGATCTGTCCTGGGAGCCGCTGCGCCCCGAATTGGTCGTCGAAGTCGCGTATGAACATATGCAGGGCGGCCGCTTTCGCCATATGTCGCAGTTTCGCCGATGGCGTCCGGACAAGGATCCGCACGATTGCACTTACGCACAACTCGAAGTGGTTGCGCCCGAGGAACTGGCGGCGATTTTTGGCGCACGATGACGGCGAGTCGCGATTCGATTAGTCAGATACTCAACTCTTGCTTCGACGGGCGTGGCTCGTGCGCCATTCGCGGGTTGGATCGTCGTCCGGGTCCGGCGTCTCCTGCGAGGGGCGTAACGCCTCAGGCACATGGCAAAGGTTGACGCGGATACGCGTCCAGGTGGAGGAGCGCCCGCGCATCGAGTCCACCAGGATGTCATCGACAGCCAGATACTCGTCCACATCGGGATGTCTCTGCTTCCATCGCTCCAGGCCCGCAAGGGCCGCAGCTTTATCGGGCGAGTTTGCGACCACAACCAGCGGCATCTTGATACGCGAGGGCTTAGCGGCCGCACGCGATCGCGACGGCGCCACCCGCCGCGGCTCACCGTCCATCTTGCGGAAGTGCGGCGGCCAGGGCGCATCGCCAAGGCCCGCGGCTTCGTCGCGCTCTGCCAATTGCAGCAAACTCTCGAGCGACCCTGCCGCAGCATCCATGCCTTGATGAGGATCGTCCGACTCAGCGAACCTTCTCGGAACGGTCAGCATCGTGAAATCAGCGGGATCGCAGTCGGGAACTTCGTGCCAATGAAGCGGAGTGGAAACTCGCGCGTCCGGCACGGGGCGCACTGAGTAGGCCGACGCGGTGGTCCGATCCTTCGCGTTTTGATTGTAATCAAGGAACACACCGTGGCGCTCTTCTTTCCACCATTTCGAGGTCGCGAGAGAAGGCGCGCGCCGCTCAACTTCGCGCGACAGCGCAAGCGCGGCGCGGCGGACCTGGTCGAATGTCCAGCGCGGCTCAATCCGCACATTAATATGCATACCGCGCGAGCCGCTCGTCTTGGGCCATCCGTGCAAACCCATCTCCTCGAGCAGCGATTTCACTTCCATCGCGACAGCACGAACGTCGGACCAGCTCACGCCCGGGCCTGGATCGAGATCGACTCGCAACTCATCGGGATGATCGAGATCGCCGGTGCGCACCGGATGCGGATGCAGCTCGATGCATCCGAGATTAACTATCCACGCGAGCCCGGCGGCACCGTCGACAACGATCTCCTCAGCGGTGCGGCCCGAGGGGAAGCTCAACGTGATCGTTCGCAGCCACGATGGCCGCTGCGCGGGCGCGCGCTTCTGGAAGAACGCCTCGCCTTCGGCGCCGTTGACGTAGCGCTTGAGAACAATTGGACGGTCGCGAATACCCTGGAGAGCACCGGGAGCAACTGACAGGTAATAGCGAAGCAGGTCGAGTTTCGACAGACGGGTCTGGCGCGAGAAATAGAGTTTGTCGGGATGCGTGACCCGCACTTCCCGACCGTCTATCAGGAGCAGCTCGCCAGGATCTTCCTTAGCCACACCGGTAGCCCACGTTGATAAGCGTGCGGTGCGAACTGCAAAAACCCTTAGCGCGATTCGGATTCATTGGTCTTTATAATTGTTCTCACGACTAGTCTGGTCAAACTGCGCGCTATAACTGCATCCTCGATTAGCATAGCCGATCGGCTGCGCTAGACTCTGAGTGTCCGACGAGCGCGGCCCGGCGGGTATCAGATTAGCCCCTTCAGGATAATGCTGAGGTTTGGTTCATGAAGTATTTTCTTGCCTTGATCGTTCCTCTGATCGCGAGTGGATGCGCGGCGCTGGCGGCGAGCAGCGCGGCGCCGACTACGGCTACAAACGCTGAAACCGCAGTTTCGACCATTTCAGCGATGCCCAAACCTTCTGCTTTTGATTACGTCGGAAGATCTGACACCAAGGTGGATTTCGTAAATCCCGCGGCGTTGCTCGACGA contains these protein-coding regions:
- a CDS encoding ATP-dependent DNA ligase; this translates as MQLPVNPPILPMLSKRIEQLPAGEGWIFEPKWDGFRALIFRDRDEVFIQSRDAKPLNRYFPELIEPLQAQLPTRCVLDGEIVIARNGALDFDALQLRLHPAASRVKLLSRETPASVVFFDLLCENDRDLRGEPFQKRRHELESLLGSAEPPIHLTPATNDRQLAADWFRRFEGAGLDGVMAKPLSGTYQPDKRVMFKIKHERDCDCVVAGFRWYKGAKNVAVGSLLLGLFNDAGALQHVGVCASFTDKKRRGLTEFLATYRRDALKDHPWKSWADAAAADEAGHRMPGGQSRWSQGKDLSWEPLRPELVVEVAYEHMQGGRFRHMSQFRRWRPDKDPHDCTYAQLEVVAPEELAAIFGAR
- the ligD gene encoding non-homologous end-joining DNA ligase codes for the protein MAKEDPGELLLIDGREVRVTHPDKLYFSRQTRLSKLDLLRYYLSVAPGALQGIRDRPIVLKRYVNGAEGEAFFQKRAPAQRPSWLRTITLSFPSGRTAEEIVVDGAAGLAWIVNLGCIELHPHPVRTGDLDHPDELRVDLDPGPGVSWSDVRAVAMEVKSLLEEMGLHGWPKTSGSRGMHINVRIEPRWTFDQVRRAALALSREVERRAPSLATSKWWKEERHGVFLDYNQNAKDRTTASAYSVRPVPDARVSTPLHWHEVPDCDPADFTMLTVPRRFAESDDPHQGMDAAAGSLESLLQLAERDEAAGLGDAPWPPHFRKMDGEPRRVAPSRSRAAAKPSRIKMPLVVVANSPDKAAALAGLERWKQRHPDVDEYLAVDDILVDSMRGRSSTWTRIRVNLCHVPEALRPSQETPDPDDDPTREWRTSHARRSKS